The following proteins come from a genomic window of Anaerobutyricum hallii:
- the atpA gene encoding F0F1 ATP synthase subunit alpha → MNLVGAISAEDIISIIQSEIENFDVDNTSEETGTVIYVGDGIVTVYGIDHAMYGEVVVFDNGVKGMVQDIRQNEIGVILFGRDTGIKEGTKVVRTKKKAGIPVGDEYIGRVINALGEPIDGGAEIKADGYRPIEEEAPGIIDRKSVNTPMETGILSIDSMFPIGRGQRELIIGDRQTGKTSIATDTILNQKGKGVICIYVAIGQKASSVAKIVNTLEKYDAMDYSIVLSSTASEPASLQYIAPYAGTALAEYFMHQGKDVLIVYDDLSKHAVAYRAISLLLERSPGREAYPGDVFYLHSRLLERSSRLSDKLGGGSITALPIIETQAGDVSAYIPTNVISITDGQIFLESNLFFEGMRPAVNVGLSVSRVGGAAQTKAMKKACGSIRIDLAQYREMEVFTQFSSDLDDATKAQLAHGRAIMELLKQPLCHPLSLHEQVITLCLANNGIFDIVMPKEVKKYQKDILSYLDLKHPEIGKEIEEKKDLSDEMVKKIIEAAKEYTDK, encoded by the coding sequence GTGAATCTTGTGGGCGCAATCAGTGCAGAAGATATAATCTCTATTATACAGAGTGAAATCGAAAATTTTGATGTGGACAACACAAGTGAAGAGACAGGTACGGTCATATATGTAGGTGACGGAATCGTTACGGTTTACGGTATTGACCATGCGATGTACGGTGAGGTTGTTGTTTTTGATAATGGAGTAAAAGGAATGGTTCAGGATATCCGTCAGAATGAGATTGGTGTAATCCTTTTTGGACGTGATACCGGAATCAAAGAAGGAACAAAAGTAGTTAGAACAAAGAAAAAAGCAGGTATTCCTGTAGGTGATGAGTATATCGGAAGAGTAATCAATGCTTTAGGTGAGCCGATTGACGGCGGTGCCGAGATTAAAGCAGATGGCTATCGCCCGATTGAAGAAGAAGCACCTGGAATCATTGATAGAAAGTCTGTAAATACTCCAATGGAAACAGGTATTCTTTCTATCGATTCTATGTTCCCTATCGGACGTGGACAGCGTGAGTTGATCATCGGTGACCGTCAGACAGGTAAAACTTCTATTGCAACAGATACGATCCTTAACCAGAAAGGAAAAGGAGTTATCTGTATTTACGTTGCAATCGGACAGAAGGCATCTAGTGTTGCTAAGATTGTAAATACTTTAGAAAAATACGATGCAATGGATTATTCTATCGTATTATCCTCTACAGCCAGTGAACCTGCATCTCTGCAGTACATTGCACCATATGCAGGTACCGCATTAGCAGAATATTTTATGCATCAGGGAAAAGATGTGCTGATCGTATATGATGATTTATCAAAACATGCGGTAGCATATCGTGCAATATCTCTTTTGTTAGAGCGTTCACCGGGACGTGAGGCTTATCCTGGAGATGTATTCTACTTACATTCCAGACTGTTAGAGCGTTCCAGTCGTCTTAGTGATAAACTGGGAGGAGGTTCTATTACAGCACTTCCAATCATTGAGACACAGGCAGGTGACGTATCTGCCTACATTCCTACAAACGTAATTTCTATTACAGACGGACAGATTTTCTTAGAGAGTAATCTGTTCTTCGAAGGTATGCGTCCGGCGGTAAACGTTGGTTTATCCGTATCTCGTGTAGGTGGAGCAGCACAGACAAAAGCAATGAAGAAGGCATGCGGAAGTATTCGTATTGACCTGGCACAGTATCGAGAGATGGAAGTATTTACTCAGTTCTCATCAGATCTTGATGATGCAACAAAGGCACAGTTAGCACATGGTCGTGCTATTATGGAACTGTTAAAGCAGCCATTATGTCATCCGTTATCCTTACATGAACAGGTTATTACGTTATGTCTCGCAAATAATGGTATCTTTGATATCGTTATGCCAAAAGAAGTAAAGAAATATCAGAAAGATATTCTTTCTTATCTTGATCTCAAACATCCGGAAATCGGAAAAGAAATCGAAGAAAAGAAAGATTTATCTGACGAAATGGTTAAAAAGATCATAGAAGCAGCAAAGGAATACACTGATAAATAA
- the atpD gene encoding F0F1 ATP synthase subunit beta has translation MKTGKIIQVLGPVVDVEFENQELPAIRDALEVQNGDKKCVMEVAQHIGNHVVRCIMLAASEGLHRDMEVTAEGSGIKVPVGEKTLGRLFNVLGETIDDGEPIKDAPKMVIHREPPTFEEQNPAVEILETGIKVIDLLAPYAKGGKIGLFGGAGVGKTVLIQELISNIATEHGGYSIFTGVGERSREGNDLWTEMGESGVLAKTALVFGQMNEPPGARMRVAETGLTMAEYFRDEKKQDVLLFIDNIFRFTQAGSEVSALLGRMPSAVGYQPTLATEMGELQERIASTKNGSVTSVQAVYVPADDLTDPAPATTFAHLDATTVLSRKIVEQGIYPAVDPLESSSRILEADIVGEEHYEVARKVQEALQKYKELQDIIAILGMEELSDEDKTVVFRARKIQKFLSQPFHVAENFTGIKGVYVPVKETIRGFKAILDGEMDEYPENAFFNVGTIEDVKKKAEEMKTAN, from the coding sequence ATGAAAACAGGAAAAATTATTCAGGTTCTTGGACCTGTAGTCGATGTTGAATTTGAAAATCAAGAATTGCCTGCAATCAGAGATGCTCTCGAAGTACAAAATGGAGATAAAAAATGTGTGATGGAAGTTGCACAGCATATCGGTAATCACGTTGTAAGATGTATTATGCTGGCAGCGAGTGAAGGTCTTCACAGAGATATGGAAGTTACTGCTGAGGGAAGCGGTATCAAAGTACCTGTTGGAGAGAAAACATTAGGCCGTCTCTTTAACGTACTCGGTGAAACGATTGATGACGGAGAGCCGATTAAAGATGCTCCAAAGATGGTAATTCACAGAGAACCTCCGACATTCGAAGAACAGAACCCGGCAGTAGAGATTCTTGAAACCGGAATTAAAGTTATCGACCTTCTTGCGCCATATGCAAAAGGTGGTAAGATTGGTCTGTTCGGTGGTGCCGGTGTAGGTAAGACCGTACTGATTCAGGAATTGATCAGTAATATCGCAACAGAACATGGTGGATATTCTATCTTTACCGGTGTAGGAGAGCGTTCTAGAGAGGGTAATGACCTTTGGACAGAAATGGGAGAATCCGGAGTTCTTGCTAAGACAGCCTTAGTATTTGGACAGATGAATGAACCCCCGGGAGCTCGTATGAGAGTAGCAGAAACCGGACTGACTATGGCAGAATATTTCAGAGATGAAAAGAAACAGGACGTGTTATTATTCATTGATAACATTTTCCGTTTTACACAGGCAGGTTCCGAGGTATCCGCCTTACTTGGACGTATGCCTTCCGCCGTTGGTTATCAGCCAACATTAGCAACAGAAATGGGTGAATTACAGGAGCGAATCGCTTCTACAAAGAACGGTTCCGTAACAAGTGTACAGGCAGTATATGTACCAGCCGATGACTTAACTGACCCGGCCCCTGCAACAACATTTGCTCACTTAGATGCAACAACTGTACTTTCAAGAAAGATTGTAGAACAGGGTATTTATCCTGCCGTTGACCCACTTGAATCCTCATCCCGTATTCTTGAGGCAGATATCGTAGGAGAAGAACACTACGAAGTAGCCAGAAAAGTACAGGAAGCATTACAAAAATACAAAGAATTACAGGATATCATCGCTATTCTTGGTATGGAAGAATTATCTGACGAAGATAAGACAGTCGTATTCAGAGCAAGAAAGATTCAGAAATTTCTTTCCCAGCCATTCCATGTAGCAGAGAACTTTACCGGTATCAAAGGTGTTTATGTACCAGTAAAAGAAACTATTCGTGGATTCAAGGCAATCCTTGATGGCGAGATGGACGAATATCCGGAAAATGCATTCTTCAACGTCGGAACAATCGAGGACGTAAAGAAAAAAGCTGAGGAAATGAAAACAGCAAACTAG
- the atpG gene encoding ATP synthase F1 subunit gamma produces the protein MASAKEIQDRMRSIKDTLKITNAMYMISSSKLKKSKKMLADTEPYFYTLQSEMSRILRHLPDVNSIYFKTNAEIPERKRKAGYIVITADKGLAGSYNHNILKIAEEELAKRDDYKLFVLGELGRHYFEQKGINIDKQFHFVVQDPSLSRARRIAEDLLKLYHTNELDELYIIYTTMVNAMQEEAQVAQLLPLKKADFKIPVPIDIPLEGLALKPSAEEVMDHIVPNYVVGFVYGALVEAFSCEQNARMMAMEGATNSAKQMLKELDIEYNRARQAAITQEITEVIAGAKSQKKKKK, from the coding sequence ATGGCAAGTGCAAAAGAAATTCAGGACAGGATGCGAAGCATCAAAGATACATTGAAGATTACAAATGCAATGTATATGATTTCTTCCTCCAAACTGAAAAAATCAAAAAAAATGTTAGCGGACACAGAGCCGTATTTCTATACCCTTCAGTCTGAAATGAGCCGAATCTTAAGACATCTTCCGGACGTGAACAGTATTTATTTTAAGACAAATGCAGAGATTCCGGAAAGAAAAAGAAAAGCCGGCTATATCGTCATTACAGCAGATAAGGGACTGGCTGGTTCTTATAATCATAATATTTTAAAAATTGCAGAAGAAGAACTTGCAAAAAGAGACGATTATAAACTGTTTGTTCTCGGTGAGTTAGGCCGGCATTACTTTGAACAGAAAGGAATTAATATTGATAAGCAGTTCCATTTTGTTGTTCAGGATCCATCCTTAAGCCGTGCTAGAAGAATTGCTGAGGATTTATTAAAGCTTTACCATACAAATGAACTTGATGAACTTTACATTATATATACAACTATGGTAAATGCAATGCAGGAGGAGGCACAGGTTGCACAGCTCCTGCCGCTGAAAAAAGCAGATTTTAAGATTCCGGTTCCGATTGATATTCCATTAGAGGGACTTGCATTAAAACCTTCTGCTGAAGAGGTTATGGATCACATCGTTCCAAACTATGTAGTAGGTTTTGTGTATGGTGCATTGGTAGAAGCATTTTCCTGTGAGCAAAATGCCAGAATGATGGCGATGGAAGGTGCGACAAACAGTGCGAAACAAATGTTAAAGGAACTGGATATTGAATATAACAGAGCCAGACAGGCTGCGATTACGCAGGAGATTACCGAGGTAATAGCCGGAGCGAAGTCGCAGAAGAAAAAGAAGAAATAA
- the atpH gene encoding ATP synthase F1 subunit delta yields the protein MTQKAVNNAKVLYRLNVLRSDVEQAHKIFKKAPFLLETLTNPVVSEEAKEAVLDKIVRQSGLPNLLGNFMKMMCRIGEIGQITDIFNCYYKYWDERNHILHAEVIYADEETKKEKASILKQLESIYPKEKIVLSEKTDASLLGGYVVHVGYEEYDHSYEGKLRRLERKLTGR from the coding sequence ATGACGCAGAAGGCAGTAAATAATGCGAAAGTATTATACCGGCTGAATGTTTTAAGAAGTGATGTGGAACAAGCCCATAAAATTTTCAAGAAGGCCCCTTTCCTTCTTGAAACACTGACAAATCCAGTTGTTTCCGAGGAAGCGAAAGAGGCAGTGCTTGATAAAATCGTAAGACAGAGTGGATTGCCGAATCTTCTTGGAAATTTTATGAAGATGATGTGCCGGATTGGTGAGATCGGGCAGATTACAGATATTTTTAACTGCTATTATAAATACTGGGATGAAAGGAATCACATTCTCCATGCGGAGGTTATTTACGCAGATGAGGAGACAAAGAAAGAAAAAGCATCCATTTTAAAGCAGTTAGAAAGCATTTATCCGAAAGAAAAAATCGTTCTTTCAGAAAAGACAGATGCTTCCCTTCTTGGCGGCTATGTCGTTCATGTTGGCTATGAAGAGTACGACCACAGTTATGAAGGAAAACTCAGACGGTTAGAAAGAAAATTAACAGGGAGGTGA